The genomic DNA CAGGCGTCCTGCCAGCGGAGGGTGCTGGCCTTGCAGCAGGCGTCCTGCCAGCCGCTCATGGTGTGTGATCGGACACGAAAAACCCCGCCGTAGGCGGGGCACAAGCGAGCGACGAGGTTCGAACTCGCGACAACCAGCTTGGGAAGCTGGCACTCTACCAACTGAGTTACGCTCGCAGGGCCGCAAACATAACAAACTGCCCGCTGGTGTCACAAGGGGCAGGCTCAGCCCGCCAGGCGCCTCACCAGTGCATCCAGCAGGGCGGCGGTGTGCAGGGTTTCCTGTTGCAGCCACTGGCTCAGCATGGGCAGCAGCATCACCAGCATGAAGATGCCCAGCCCGATCTTCACCGGAAATCCCACGATGAAGATGTTCATCTGGGGCACCGTGCGCGCGATGATGCCCATCGCCACCTCCGAAAGCAGCAGCGCCGCCAGGATCGGGGACGCGAGCTGCACTCCCAGAGTCAGCACGCGAGCACTCTGGCGAATGCCCTCCTGCATCAGCAATCCATCCAGGTGTGCATGGCCGATGGGCAGGATCTCCACACTCTGCCAGAGCGCCTGCAGCACCAGATGGTGTCCGTTGATCAGCAGAAAGAGCACGATCGCAAGCATGTACTGCATCTGGGAAATGATGCTGACCTGCTGGCCCGAATCCGGGTCCAGCACGCCCACGATCCCGAATCCCATCTGCATGCCCACCAGCTGGCCGGCGAACTGGACGGCAAAGAAGACCAGCTGGGCCATGAAGCCGATGAAGAGCCCGAGCAGGGCCTCCTGAACGCCCAGGCCCAGCATCTGGTACCAGTTGCCGATCACGGGAAAGTCACCGGGGTGCGTGAGAGCCAGCGGAAAGAGCAGCGCAGCAAGCGCCAGCCCCAGGCTCAGTTTGGCCTGCACGGGCACCTGTACCCCGCCGAACACCGGTGCCGCTCCCACCAGACCCAGACAGCGGATCAGCAGCAACACGAAGAGCTGCACCGAGTCCAGGGGCCAGGAAACGAAGATCACCGGGAGTCTCCTTCACAGGGAAGAGGATCGAAGAGGGACCGGAGCGAGCGGATGGTCCGGGCTCCGCATGCCGCAAAACGGCTCACACACCGCCCATCAACTGGAAGATGTTGCGGGTGAAGGCCAGCATCGACTGGATCATCCAGGGGAACAGCACCAGGATCACGGCCACCACGGCCAGGATCTTGGGGATGAAGGTCAGGGTCATCTCGTGAATCTGGGTCACGCTCTGGAACACGCCCACCGCCAGACCTATCACAAGCCCGGCCACCAGAATCGGCGCGCTCAGCAACAGCGACAGCCAGAGGGTTTCCTTGAGGATGTAGACGGCCATTTCCTGGGTCACGCGAGGTTCCTTTCTGCGGCCGACCGCCCAACGCATCCGGCGATCACTAGACCCTGAAGCCCGAGACGATCGAACCAACCAGCAGATTCCAGCCATCCACGAGCACGAAGAGCAGCACCTTGAAGGGCAGACTGATCATGATCGGGGGCAGCATCATCATGCCCATGCTCATCAGCACGGACGACACCACCATGTCGATCACCAGGAAGGGCAGAAACACCAGAAATCCCACCTGGAAACCCAGCCGCAGCTCGCTGATCATGAACCCGGGGATCACCACCGTCAACGGCAGCTCCTCGGGAGTCGACGGCCGGGGCAGCTTGGCCAGACGCACGAAGAGTCCCAGATCTTCCTCCCGCACCTGCTTGAGCATGAAGGCCTTGAACGGCACGCTGGCCTTCTGCAGGGCTTCCTGCTGGGTGATCTCGCGGGCCAGATAGGGCTGAAGTGCCTCCTGGTTCATCTCGTCGAAGGTGGGCTTCATGATGAAGAAGGTCAGGAACAGCGCCAGCCCCAGCAGCAACTGGTTGGGCGGGAGCTGCTGGGTGCCCAGGGCCTGTCTCACGAAGTGCAGGATCACGATGATCCGGGTGAAACTGGTGGCCATGATCAACAGAGCCGGCGCCAGCGCCAGCAGGGTCATCAGGAAGAGAATCTCGATGGCCACCACCATGTCGGGAGATCCCGTGCCCGCGCCGCCGAGGGCCACGGTCAACCCGGCCGGAGCTGCCGCGGCGGCCTGTCCCAGGGCGATGGCCGGCAGACCGGCAAGGCAGACGATCAGCGCCAGCATGTGTTTCATCGTGTGCCGTCCTGAGGGTCGTTGCGGAATGTGGACAGGACCGTGGCGAAGCCCGAGGCCTTGCCCGCAGCCGGTTCGATCAGCTCCTGGGCCTCGTCGCCCTCAAACCGGTCCAGAGTATGGATCCCCGCCTCGGAGACGCCCAGCACGAGCACCTTGCGCCCCACGCGCACCAGCACCACCTGACGCCGGGGTCCCAGCCCGCGCGCGGCCACCACGCCCAGCGGCGAAGGACCGACAGGCAACACGCCCGAGGCCAGCCGGAAGCGTTTCAGCAGCCAGAGCACGGCGCCCAGCAGCAGCAGCACCAGCACCACCCGAATCGCCAACTGCCCCATGCCTTCGCCCATTCCGGACGCGCCCGCGGCGGACACATCCAGCGGAAGCGTGTCCGCAGCCCGGGCAACCCGGCCCAGCAGGACCAGCCATGGGGTGACAAGCGTCAGGCGCAGGCCGTGCATCACAGTTCGGCGGGCAGCGAAGCCAGCCGCTCCTCGATCTTGACCAGCTCGGTGATGCGCACACCGAAGTTCTCGTCCACCACCACCACCTCGCCCAGGGCGAACTTCTTGCCGTTGACGTACAGCTCCACCGGTTCGCCGGTGAGCTTGTCCAGCTCGATGATCGCGCCGGGCGCCAGGTCGATGATCTCCTTGATCAGCATGCGGGTGCGGCCCAGTTCGATCACCACGGGCAGATGGATGTCCATCACGCGTTCCAGCCCCTCGGGCAGGATGCCGGCCATGCTCATGCCCCCATGGCGCGTGGGAGGCGGGAACTCCCCGAAACTGGCGGGCCGCACTTCCTTGGGCGCGGCCGCCGGGGCGGCTCCCTGTGACTCGGCAGCAGGCGCGCCGGCTCCGGCGCTGGCCGTGCGAGCCGTGCTCTCGCCCGTGATCATGCGTCCCAGACTGTCGCGCAGGCCGGGCTCGTAGAGCTTGAACATGCGGAAGTTGCCCTGGCCTTCGATCTCCACGGCGAAGCGCACCATGTGCCAGCCCGCGAACTGGCCCTCCAGCTCGGCGGCAGGCACGACGGCGGTCTGGTCCACTTCGGCGCGCAGCTCCACACCCAGCTTGGCGTTCAGCCGGCTGATCTCGGCGCCCATGACCTGGTTGATGCCCTCGAGGATTCCGTCCAGGTGTTCCTCGGGCATGAACTCCACCTGACCATCGCCCATGATCATGAAGTCGACGATCTTGGCCACCAGGGGCTTGTCCAGCAGGAAACTGATGCGGCCGGTGAGCACACGGTTGAACACCGCGTCCACGCGCACCAGCTCCTCGCTGCCCATGGCGGCCAGGTTGGCGGCGTCCGCCGTGTCCTGCCCCTCGTAGAACACCGTGGTATCCATGTTGATCACGGTCTTGAGGATCTCGGCAGCCTGCTCGGCGAACTGGAATTCCAGATTCTGGAAGGCTTCGTTGATTGCGGTGTGATCGGCCATCAGGCGTTGCCTCCAAAGAGTCGGGCGTTGGTGTCGTTGTGGATCGGATCCTCGATCTGGCTCACTTCCTTGCTGATCCGGAAGGCCTTGTGGATGCCCACCGTACCCGGACGCCCGAGGAACTTGATCTGCCCACCCACTTCCAGGGGCAGGTCGGCGTGTTCATTGATGTTGAGCGGCAGCACGTCCCCCGGCTTGAGCTGCAGATACTGGGCCATGCTCAGGCTGGTGTTGCCCAGCAGGGAGCGCAGGGTCATCGGGCTGCAATGCAGTTTGTGGATCACCTTGCGCTTGCTGTCGGAGGTGGGCGGGCGTGTGGCCAGGCTCATCCGGCTGCCCTGGGTCAGGAAAGGCAGCACCGGTTCCAGCAGGAAGTAGGGAATGCAGATGTTCAGCGGGAAGCTGAAGTTCATCACACGGATCTCGAAGAAGATCAGTGCGATGCTTTCGCTGGCAGGCGCGATCTGCACGAACTGGGGATTGCTCTCGAAGGTCTCCATGCGCAGTTTCATCGGCTGCACCATGTCCCACACATCGTTGAGACTTTCAACGAAACGGTCGATGGTGCGTGCGATCACGCTCTGCTCGATCATCGTGATTTCACGGGGCTCCGAAAGCTTCTCTCCCGTACCACCCAGCAGGCGGTCCACGATGTAGAGCACGAACTGCGGGCTGAGCTCCACGATCATCGAGCCGTTGTAGCTGGTGCTGCCCACGACGTAGATGCAGGACAGTTCGGGCAGGCTGATCTTGTACTCGGCGTAGGTCACCTGATCCATCGAGAGCAGGTTGATCTCGACCAGGCTGCGCATGGTGCTGGAGAGGAAGGTGCCCATGATGCGCGCGAATCCTTCGTGGATCGTGCGCAGGGCCCGCATGATGTCCTTGGTGATGCGGTCGGGGTGCTTGAAATCGTGGGGGCCCACATTGGCCTGCAGCGCCAGGGAACGCTTGGTATTGCCCTGGCCTTTGCCCCCCCCACCCTTCTTGCCTTCGCCAGGGTCGGAGCCCTGCACGGAAGACAGCAGGTCGTCAATCTCGTCCTGGCTGAGAATCTGGTCCATCGACATCCCGGGAGTTTGGGTCCTGCGAACTCGCTTTCCCGGGGAGATTGGCAAAGGTCGTGCCGAAAATGCGGAAGTTTGGAACTTGGCGTGGGGGCAGTGCCGAAGCCGATTCAGCGGAGGTGGCGAGGTCCGGGGGAGGGCTGGAACCGAGCGTGCAGGCAAAGGGTGCCGGGTGACGGGGCAGTTTCGACCCGGACAGGCTCAGGCTCCGGGTTTGCGGGCCGCGTAGATTTCGACCCGCCGGTTCTTGGCCCGGTTGGCGACGCTGTTGTTGGGCACCGCGGGCCGGAATTCGCCGAACCCCACGGCCACCAGACGGCGCGGTTCGTACCCTCCGGTGCGTTCCACGTACCTCAGCACGCGGGTGGCGCGGTCCACCGAGAGTTCCCAGTTGGTGGGAAAGCGCGCGGTATGGATGGGTGCGTCATCCGTGTGGCCTTCGATGCGCAGCTCCTCCACCGGATAGGTGGTCAGCACCTTGAGCACCGCGTCAATCACCGGGATGAACTGGGGTCTCAGGTCCGAGGTCCCCGGTTCGAAGAGCACCTGGTCCTGCATCACGAATCGCACGCCCGACTTGTCCCAGAAGACCTGGACCTGGTTCTCGATCTGCTGCTCCTCCAGCTCCTCGACCATTTCCTCGACAGCCTGGTTGAACTCCATGTCGCTGGTGCCGTCCGACGAATTGAACTGCACCGGACTCATCGAGGAATTGGGGTCGAAGAAGCCCTCGCCACCCTTGAGCGAGCCCATCGCCTGGCGGAACTTCACCACCTCCATGGACGAGAAGCTCACCAGCAGGATGAAGAACACCAACAGCAGACTCATCAGGTCACCATAGGTGGCCATCCAGCCCGGAGCCGTGATTTCCTTGGGTGCGCCGTCGTCCTCGTCGTCTTCCACGGGCGTCTTTCCAGATCAGGAGAGTCAGGCCTTTTCTTCCTGCTGCCGCTGATTGGGAGGCAGGAATGTATTCAGTCGGTCGGCCACGATGCGCGGATTGTCGCCGCTCTGGATGGCCAGAATGCCTTCCACGATCATCGCCTTGCGGGACTTCTCTTCCTTGGCGCGCAGGGCCAGTTTGCCCGAGACGGGCAGGCCGATCAGGTTGGCCATCATCGCGCCATAGAAGGTGGTGATCAGGGCGGTGGCCATGCCCACGCCGATCTTCGAGGGATCGTCCAGGGCCTGCAGCATCTGGATCAGTCCCACCAGCGTGCCAATCATGCCGAATGCCGGACCATAGGTCGCCACCTGCATGAAGAAATATCCGCCGTCGGAGTGGCGAGCCCCCTGGCTGCGCAGCTCGATGGCCATGATGGCCTGGATGGTCTCCGGGTCGGTGCCGTCCACGGCCAGCCGGATTCCGTTCTTGAGAAACTCGTCGGGAATCTCGGGCAGCATGCTCTCGAT from Candidatus Delongbacteria bacterium includes the following:
- the fliR gene encoding flagellar type III secretion system protein FliR; translation: MIFVSWPLDSVQLFVLLLIRCLGLVGAAPVFGGVQVPVQAKLSLGLALAALLFPLALTHPGDFPVIGNWYQMLGLGVQEALLGLFIGFMAQLVFFAVQFAGQLVGMQMGFGIVGVLDPDSGQQVSIISQMQYMLAIVLFLLINGHHLVLQALWQSVEILPIGHAHLDGLLMQEGIRQSARVLTLGVQLASPILAALLLSEVAMGIIARTVPQMNIFIVGFPVKIGLGIFMLVMLLPMLSQWLQQETLHTAALLDALVRRLAG
- the fliQ gene encoding flagellar biosynthesis protein FliQ encodes the protein MAVYILKETLWLSLLLSAPILVAGLVIGLAVGVFQSVTQIHEMTLTFIPKILAVVAVILVLFPWMIQSMLAFTRNIFQLMGGV
- the fliP gene encoding flagellar type III secretion system pore protein FliP (The bacterial flagellar biogenesis protein FliP forms a type III secretion system (T3SS)-type pore required for flagellar assembly.); the encoded protein is MKHMLALIVCLAGLPAIALGQAAAAAPAGLTVALGGAGTGSPDMVVAIEILFLMTLLALAPALLIMATSFTRIIVILHFVRQALGTQQLPPNQLLLGLALFLTFFIMKPTFDEMNQEALQPYLAREITQQEALQKASVPFKAFMLKQVREEDLGLFVRLAKLPRPSTPEELPLTVVIPGFMISELRLGFQVGFLVFLPFLVIDMVVSSVLMSMGMMMLPPIMISLPFKVLLFVLVDGWNLLVGSIVSGFRV
- the fliO gene encoding flagellar biosynthetic protein FliO translates to MHGLRLTLVTPWLVLLGRVARAADTLPLDVSAAGASGMGEGMGQLAIRVVLVLLLLGAVLWLLKRFRLASGVLPVGPSPLGVVAARGLGPRRQVVLVRVGRKVLVLGVSEAGIHTLDRFEGDEAQELIEPAAGKASGFATVLSTFRNDPQDGTR
- the fliN gene encoding flagellar motor switch protein FliN; this translates as MADHTAINEAFQNLEFQFAEQAAEILKTVINMDTTVFYEGQDTADAANLAAMGSEELVRVDAVFNRVLTGRISFLLDKPLVAKIVDFMIMGDGQVEFMPEEHLDGILEGINQVMGAEISRLNAKLGVELRAEVDQTAVVPAAELEGQFAGWHMVRFAVEIEGQGNFRMFKLYEPGLRDSLGRMITGESTARTASAGAGAPAAESQGAAPAAAPKEVRPASFGEFPPPTRHGGMSMAGILPEGLERVMDIHLPVVIELGRTRMLIKEIIDLAPGAIIELDKLTGEPVELYVNGKKFALGEVVVVDENFGVRITELVKIEERLASLPAEL
- the fliM gene encoding flagellar motor switch protein FliM, whose translation is MDQILSQDEIDDLLSSVQGSDPGEGKKGGGGKGQGNTKRSLALQANVGPHDFKHPDRITKDIMRALRTIHEGFARIMGTFLSSTMRSLVEINLLSMDQVTYAEYKISLPELSCIYVVGSTSYNGSMIVELSPQFVLYIVDRLLGGTGEKLSEPREITMIEQSVIARTIDRFVESLNDVWDMVQPMKLRMETFESNPQFVQIAPASESIALIFFEIRVMNFSFPLNICIPYFLLEPVLPFLTQGSRMSLATRPPTSDSKRKVIHKLHCSPMTLRSLLGNTSLSMAQYLQLKPGDVLPLNINEHADLPLEVGGQIKFLGRPGTVGIHKAFRISKEVSQIEDPIHNDTNARLFGGNA
- a CDS encoding flagellar motor protein MotB; its protein translation is MEDDEDDGAPKEITAPGWMATYGDLMSLLLVFFILLVSFSSMEVVKFRQAMGSLKGGEGFFDPNSSMSPVQFNSSDGTSDMEFNQAVEEMVEELEEQQIENQVQVFWDKSGVRFVMQDQVLFEPGTSDLRPQFIPVIDAVLKVLTTYPVEELRIEGHTDDAPIHTARFPTNWELSVDRATRVLRYVERTGGYEPRRLVAVGFGEFRPAVPNNSVANRAKNRRVEIYAARKPGA
- a CDS encoding motility protein A, which produces MDLSTLIGLLLGYGFVIFAIASKPGALFFFDVGSLLIVLGGTIGALFMNFPMGNMMSASKVFLKALMHKEPSMKDSITTLVEIAEKARREGILAIESMLPEIPDEFLKNGIRLAVDGTDPETIQAIMAIELRSQGARHSDGGYFFMQVATYGPAFGMIGTLVGLIQMLQALDDPSKIGVGMATALITTFYGAMMANLIGLPVSGKLALRAKEEKSRKAMIVEGILAIQSGDNPRIVADRLNTFLPPNQRQQEEKA